A window of Pseudoalteromonas sp. MEBiC 03607 genomic DNA:
ACCAGAAATTAGAACGGGATATCGTCATCAAAGTCGATTGGTGGTTCCATTGGGTTTGATGCGCCGCCTTGTGGTGCATTTTGTGGCTTAGGAGCAAAACCGCCTTGTTGTGGTGCACTGCTTTGCTGTGGAGCACCATAACCGCCACCGTATTGGTTATTGTTTTGTTGTTGCGGCGCTGACTGCTGTGGACGTTGTTGCTGTGGTGCTGGTGCAGACTGTTGCTGTGGTGCATAGCTATTATTGCTTTGTGCTTGTTGTGAGCCACCACCGTAACCGCCACCTTGCTGTTGACCACCTTGGTAACCGCCTTGTGATTGACCACCTTGATAGCCGCCACCCTGTTGATCGCCACCACGGCCACCTAACATTTGCATTTGACCGCCCATATCTACCACGATTTCTGTGGTGTATTTTTCTTGGCCTGATTGATCAGTCCATTTACGCGTTTGTAAACGGCCTTCAATATAAACTTGTGAGCCCTTGCGAAGATACTCACCAGCAACTTCAGCTAGTTTGCCAAATAACACAACACGGTGCCATTCAGTACGCTCTTGCATTTGCCCTGTGTTTTTATCTTTCCAGCTATCAGTCGTAGCAATGCTGATATTCGCTACACCATTGCCATTAGGCATATAACGTACTTCTGGATCTTGGCCTAAATTACCAACCAAGATAACTTTGTTCACACCGCGTGCCATGGAACTTCTCCTATAAAACGTTAGATTAAACCAGCAACTTTACGTGCTTGGTCTAGGTCAAATTCTTTGTCATTAATCTTTAAATAGCTGCGATTTTCATCACAAACAACCGTTGCTTCAATGACGCCCGGTAAAGCAACAAGACGAGAAGCAAGTGCTTGTGCTTGCTGCTCTGAACTTAATTCGGTCATTAAGCTAATTATTTTACTTC
This region includes:
- the ssb gene encoding single-stranded DNA-binding protein, with the protein product MARGVNKVILVGNLGQDPEVRYMPNGNGVANISIATTDSWKDKNTGQMQERTEWHRVVLFGKLAEVAGEYLRKGSQVYIEGRLQTRKWTDQSGQEKYTTEIVVDMGGQMQMLGGRGGDQQGGGYQGGQSQGGYQGGQQQGGGYGGGSQQAQSNNSYAPQQQSAPAPQQQRPQQSAPQQQNNNQYGGGYGAPQQSSAPQQGGFAPKPQNAPQGGASNPMEPPIDFDDDIPF